From Ananas comosus cultivar F153 linkage group 2, ASM154086v1, whole genome shotgun sequence:
TTGGCGCCGACGTTGCACTTGGTGTTGACGATCTTGCCGAAGGGTTTGCAGAGCTCGACAAGCTCCTCCTCGGTGCACTCCCACGGCAGGTTCCGAAGGTGTAGCACCTTCGATGGCGTCTGCGTGTACCGGAATTGTTGTTGCCCCGATGTGGACGacatctcttcctcctcctcttcctcctcctcctcgtcctcctcctatCGAAGAAATTAACGGGAGAGGGGGcgatcaagaagaagaagaagaagctgcgactggaattagggtttcgaaGAGGGTTTATCCGAACCCTAGCGGAGAACGCCGGAGGTGGAGAAGGATCGACAATGGCGAACGAGGAAGGATAGGGTTTCCCTTCTCTCGCGCTTTTGTTCGGGGGCGATTTCTTTCTACGGGGGCGAGAGATCTTGGAAAGGGGATGATGCTATCCGACTATGAATGCAGCGGCTCGCGACGCGTCGAGAGAGACACGAGAGAGGTGGGCCTAATAAAAGAGATTATGGGCCGAGCCCGAAGACTAAGTGGACCTAGAcgtaaaatttaaaacaaatttggaaatttgtaatttcaaattttgatttttaattccaaatttaaattgtgaattttgagtttaattttttaatccaattttaaaattaattttagttttaattttaattttaagttcaattttaaattaaataaattgattttgaattcgcactctctctctctctctctctctctctctctctctctctctctctctctctctcttttttttttttctctctctctctctctctctctctctctctcttttttttttttctctctctctctctctctctctctctctctctctctttttacttaatttagttttttttttatttttcaattaatttcTCTTGAACTTCTAaccttttagtttgaatttttatagttagttaaataaaaattattattgaatataataatattattaaatgcTAACCATTTACTGTCTAAATTTTGTttgctaaaaataattaaaagtaaaagctttcataaaacatttaaaaaatttgacaaaattgttaatttaattgtcttgttttgtttaattttaaaattgggAAAATTAAGGGattgttaataaaaaataattaatgagaccattaaattaaatttatatttttaatatactttatattagtttgtaataatttaacaaaaattttacaaaacatCTTTTTATAACATATAGtaattttaacaaaatcaaCCAACTGctctacaatttttttctaCAGTACTGCACTATTTTCTACTGTGGTACTTTTTCAGCAGTACTACTCTCCACAGCTGGCCAAACAACTAAACAATTCCCTAGTTGGGTCAGGTTCCGGATAAATAGGTTTGTAAGCCTTTGTTAAAATAGCCCAATCCTATGGGTGAAAAGAGTTAAAACGAAAGTATACAAAGATATGTTTGTACATGTGTTATCGCCTACGGAAAAAAAGACTAATATCTTTTCATTATACTTTTTCACCGAACACAAAGCACTCTGAGTGCAAGCAGATTCCAAGACAATGATGCAGATACATTTCCACCAGTAATCAACCTACCTCTGAAGAGATGAGAAACAACTGACGACATAAACGAAGAAAATATTGAGAGAACACTACAGACTGATCAAATAGATGAGTATATTCTGTGCACTCATTAGTGTTTACATGCAGGTACAATTCTCCATACGAATGGCAACGTAAGACAACGTATACAATTTGTGATCAGATTAAGAAATCAACAACTTTTGGGGCATCATTTACAAGCTATTCCATATACATGAGGGCTTATCAGGGAGACAGAAGAAAGGAATGCTGTTTTAAGGTCAATGCTTGAGAAGCCAGCATCAGAAATCTGCTTCCCGGTTTGCCGAGTAAGATGACACCCATCTGCGACAAATTGCTGGAGAGGATCAAGGGTGCCCTGTACAAATCTAAGGAGGGATCCatctagaaaagaaaaatccaatATAAATATAGGGAcacaattcaaattttatggACTCAGCTTGCATTCCAGGACAAGTATAGGTTTGACTCATACCACGTGCAGCGACATGCTCGATGAAGACGTAAAGACCACCAGGTTTCAAGACCCTTTTTACTTCTGCATAAATATAACATGAGTAGCAATGCTAAGATGAAAAAAGTCGCAACGAATTATTGCATTTTAACTGGTAGGTTCTATCGGCAGCTTCAGGTACACTTCATTATTTTGAATGAGTAGGAACACATGGTGTTGGAAATTTATCacgtaaagaaaaaggataatGAACTTCGAAAAAAGttgaaaggaagaagaaataaTCAGATACCTCTTAGTGCCGTGTCGACATCTTTGACGGAGCACAATACCAAAGTACCAATCACAGCATCCATCGTGTTCTCCCTCACAGGTAATGCTTCAGCAACCTACAGATACAGCAGAGTTGAATTCTAAAAACAAACTACCAAAATTCCCCACAAATTTAGACGGAAATAACCTTGATTCATGAGTAGGGATTTGAGAATTCCCGAATTATGAAAGCATGAAGTTTGTAGACGATAAAACTAATACTTTTGCCGAGAAGAAAATTGGTCAGAATGATAAAACTAATATTTTGCTTCGATCTGCGAGAAACCATTACCCCTCGTATAAAACTAAAGCTTGTTTCTGGTAACCTAGCAGCTACTGCTGCCGACCGAGCATATTTCTCCATTTGCTTGTTGGGATCCACTCCAATGACCGTAAGATCATTTATAGTAGCATAGTATTTGAAGTTAGGACCAGTGCCAACACCAAGCTCTAGTATATTCTTACTCTTATCGGTCAAATAAGAAAAGAGCTTTTCTTTGTAACCTGCAATCTTCCCGAAAAAAGGAGTAAATAATCATCAATCATGCTATAAGAGGGTGACAAAACCAAGCACTTTATGTCGTTGCAGTGTAACGGGATTGGTGGTAAcaggaaatatgaatcaacaagGTAGCACATGTAACACATTGTCGAAACTGTTAAGAATTAAGAGTATTCCTCGGCTCTTTCCTATCAAGTTGATTTGGCTGGTTATATGATAGCAGAGCCAACTCTAAGCCTCAGCAGCTGCATGAGGAAGTGGGTTCAAAATCCCACATAAATCTACACTTGCTTTGgaataaaattgtaataaaattaatttgatttctaataTAAGATATTCAATCAAGTTGAATTTGAATCCTTATAATGCTGTTTGGAGTGGAGAGGAATTCAATTCATCTCAGCTTGATTTCAATATGCTTAGTTTTACTACATCATGATAAGCATCATTATAACACTTAATCAGGACTCATTTGTTTGTACTCTCTCAATCCATATTAATCCTCTAAAATATATTGAACTGTAACCAAACAAGATCCCAATAATGAACTAAAGTAAACTAGAATAAAATACCACTTAAATAACTGCTTAAGAAGAATCGTTCTATGCATACTACATACCTCAGCTTCGTAGGATCTCATTCCCTCCTCCATAGCCTGCGCGTAGAACTCCTCATACCAATCCGGCCTCGGTGGGCGCAACCTCTCCATTACAACCTACAAACACACGCCACTCCCCAACAAATTCCCGCTCAAAACCCTTACAATTTGGACCTCCAATGGCGATGAAAGAAACAACGTCGAATTAAAATTCGCAGCTCCTACGGTGGGATCGGAGGAGGAAGCGACGGGCGCGGCGAAGGTCGTGATCGGAAGcagcggcgccgccgccgccgctcccaaGAGGCCCGTTCTCCTCCCGCAGCTGCAGCATGAGAGGACGCGGGGTTCCGAACGGGAGGGCTCTCCATCGTTTAGGGTtacggctagggttagggttcggggtggaggcggagaggggcGGATGAAGAGGAGGCTGTTGACGGTGGGCGGAAGCGCCGCCGCTCCGGAGAGACACTGCATCGTAATAATAGTATGAGCTCCAAAATGTATGCGGATTATGATGCGTGTTGGCTCCGCAAATCTGGGCCGTTAATTAATATGGCCCGAATTCAAGCCCAGTCCGAGTAAGTACAGTGTAGTCCACAGGCTTAGTACAAACTTTTATTCAATGAAGCTTTAAATTGGTTTTTAGTATATTTGCACGAGCCCGGCTAagatgtttttaaaagtatcaagcacttagtgcttgtaagttaaatttattttttttaaccaattttatttcttagattaTGTTATTCTATCGACCACCCATCCAACCGTAAAGAAGCACTATTATCTTAACCctataaattttcatttaaagatAGAAAATCTAAAAGCACCAATGCCTTCgcgcttttaaaaatataagagcttGATTCTATTTGTACCCTTAAAAGGCATCAATTAGCTTCTGCATAATATAAGTCTTTTGCACATCCTTTTGTTGAGAGAAAGAAACAGGAAACATaacaaaaaattagaagagaagaaaaagaaaaaagaaatagatagaaataaatataataaatattccgTAATAATTAATTTCGTTTTTTCtaaaagtgaaagaaagagaaagaatttttttttccttttttcttaaaTCCAAACTATTGGTTTAGAAACAATATCGAATTGATATGTTTCAATCGATTTGATCATGACCCAGCTTATATAGTGTTTTGGTTCTACTCTTTGAACCAACCAgataggtcaaaaaaaaaaagaaaaaattgaattatttgaaTCAGCGATTCAACTATCAAACCAGTGAGCCGGTCCTATTTTAATCAAACAGGCGGATTTTATTGATCAAGTTGTACTAAAATTTAGCAGTTTAAAAtcaatttaactatttttttttttcaattagcataaattagttttataaaatgttaaatttgaaaacttaaatCATCTAAACTTAGtctaaaaattagtattttataattaagcattGTTGCCatatggtgtgtccacattggcgggttatGATTTGACCCGATCCACATAAGTTATGGATCATGATTCATCCTAACAAGtttaggataagtataaattatatgtttcttatcagttaagaaacatatcttataatggatatttattatatgttaataaatatcccaatccttatcctaatctataggagattcaggatatttaggggttccgttattttatatatatgcccCCGTTTTCTCCCGTAAAAGAGACGATCAAATACGATCTAATTCGAGAATCCACaaaatcttccttcttctctctcctcttcctctctgggatttccacctacgttcccggggTTTTAGGGTGTGGACATAGGAggggactctggtagccctctccgATTGGCATCCGTGACATAAGGCGATCCGTTCCGTGACGTAAGGCGTACGCGTGGAAGAAGacgagaaacgtgggagatccagaagcatcgagataaggacgatccaagaaggcttgtaaaacaagcaaccCGATCCGATTCCggttcccggatacgttggctatccggtttgtaagtttccgctgcctattatttccaacaagcatgatactaaataataatatacatattttttatatacaataaaattaaaaataataattaaatattagttCAATCAGTTATTGACCTACTGGTTGAATCAATGACTGTTGACCCAGTAATATTTTTGAATCGCTACTCTATCCAATTTTTAAAGCATTGGTGCAAagtgcaacaaaaaaaaaaacatttatttaatccaaattaaagAACAGAAATAACTTCTTTGTAttgaatagatttttttttttttttttttttttttttttcacttttccggTTGCGAGTGGCCGAGTGGGGGCGTATTTCATCGAGAAAGAAAAGAGCCGAAAGGGTGTTTGTACTTCGTACTTTTCAAGatttcaaaaaaacaaaagaaagaaagacaaGAAACAGGGCGAAATGTCTAGACCCTAAATGCTGCAGGCACCCACGACACAAGCTGTGGGCAGCGGCAGCAGCTTGTTTTGACTAATCACACACAATCAGCTTTTCTCTTCTGGCGTACTGCCTTGGACTGCCCAAGATCTACCAAATCTTCTCATCTTTGTTTTCTGTTTCCTCTTTAATTTGTTTCGCTAAGCTTATCTTAGGCaatcaattaattaagcacACATTGTTACAAACAAACCTTCAATAATTAAGAAGCTCACCAACAAGTAATTAAGGAGGGGATTATGAGCAGTCCATGGACCACACTTATAGCTTGCTTTGAAAACTGCACAAATCTGCATTTCTCACTTAGGAACTCCCTgcgttaaaaataaatatatttcaaacAGTCTAGTTAGTgttgaatatgaatattaaaaatatcgttcTATGTCAGTTTaagttagtaaaaaaaataattatttcatataatttaatatggtatcaaagCAGAATGTTCTGAATTCTAGTGTCATCAGTCTTCTAgcgttaattatttattttttatttaaatattgttcTTTGGTAGCTTATGTTTTTTTTAGGCTCCGACTGTCTCTTTTATGTagccaaatttatattttttcactaaGTTAAACAGATAACACTgctatttttctataaaatatatatatgtactgaTCATCATTCCTTAGTGCGATTGATTTTCTCCAAATTTTTGGATTGGAAATATGGCAAGCGCAGTACGTACTTAACTGCTTAACGAAAGGTTAAAACTTCATGCACGTACCAGATCGATGACCAAAATGCTTTTCACTTCTTCATGTTACAGTACATGGAGGTCGCTAGATGTGCCATGTAGCTAGAGCAAAGCTGTGAGGCACAAAGTAGGGCTACAACGTAGTAGGTAAAGGCGTTGTGGGGTACACTTCTCCTTAATTAACTGGGGTCTAACACTGCGCAGGTTCCTGCGTCCACACGCACTGTCAAATCCATGCCCACCAAGCCACCATAAaacgagaaaaaaataaaaataaaaacccagTGCAaactcttt
This genomic window contains:
- the LOC109704259 gene encoding methyltransferase-like protein 7A isoform X2, which translates into the protein MQCLSGAAALPPTVNSLLFIRPSPPPPRTLTLAVTLNDGEPSRSEPRVLSCCSCGRRTGLLGAAAAAPLLPITTFAAPVASSSDPTVVMERLRPPRPDWYEEFYAQAMEEGMRSYEAEVAEALPVRENTMDAVIGTLVLCSVKDVDTALREVKRVLKPGGLYVFIEHVAARDGSLLRFVQGTLDPLQQFVADGCHLTRQTGKQISDAGFSSIDLKTAFLSSVSLISPHVYGIACK
- the LOC109704259 gene encoding methyltransferase-like protein 7A isoform X1; amino-acid sequence: MQCLSGAAALPPTVNSLLFIRPSPPPPRTLTLAVTLNDGEPSRSEPRVLSCCSCGRRTGLLGAAAAAPLLPITTFAAPVASSSDPTVVMERLRPPRPDWYEEFYAQAMEEGMRSYEAEIAGYKEKLFSYLTDKSKNILELGVGTGPNFKYYATINDLTVIGVDPNKQMEKYARSAAVAARLPETSFSFIRGVAEALPVRENTMDAVIGTLVLCSVKDVDTALREVKRVLKPGGLYVFIEHVAARDGSLLRFVQGTLDPLQQFVADGCHLTRQTGKQISDAGFSSIDLKTAFLSSVSLISPHVYGIACK